The Clostridioides difficile genome has a segment encoding these proteins:
- a CDS encoding ethanolamine utilization protein EutH, which translates to MPFDKVILYIMAVGVLLGALDRIIGNKFGLGEQFEEGFNSMGPLALGMVGIVCLAPVISNVLGPVIIPIFNLCGADPSMFATILANDMGGYPLAMELAHNKEAGMLAGLIVSSMLGCTLVFSIPVGLGLIEYEDRPFFAKGLLIGLITIPFGGIVGGVIAGFNLSMVIINMVPVIILAVLLAIGLKVNSTLMINGSLVFGKIISILITIGLGAAAFQEITGIVLIKGMTPIREGIQVIGSIAIVLLGTFPILHLLVKVLNKPLTAVGGKLGMDATSAAGLVFTLANSIPVYKMMKDMSPKGKVVNTAWLVCATAALGDHLGFTAGVVPEMITPVVIGKLVGGVLAIALAMVMTKDLTAEEEQSSKMKKEAV; encoded by the coding sequence ATGCCCTTTGATAAAGTTATATTATATATAATGGCTGTAGGGGTGCTTTTAGGAGCATTAGATAGGATAATTGGAAATAAATTTGGGCTTGGTGAACAATTTGAAGAAGGTTTTAATTCAATGGGACCACTAGCTTTAGGGATGGTTGGTATAGTATGTCTAGCTCCAGTTATCTCAAATGTATTAGGCCCTGTAATAATACCGATATTCAATTTATGTGGAGCAGACCCATCTATGTTTGCAACTATATTAGCAAATGATATGGGGGGGTATCCATTAGCAATGGAACTTGCACACAATAAAGAAGCAGGTATGCTTGCAGGATTAATTGTATCATCAATGCTTGGGTGTACACTTGTATTTTCAATCCCAGTAGGACTAGGTCTTATAGAGTATGAAGATAGACCCTTTTTTGCAAAAGGATTATTAATAGGATTAATAACAATACCTTTTGGAGGGATTGTAGGAGGAGTGATAGCAGGATTTAATTTATCAATGGTGATTATAAACATGGTGCCAGTAATAATATTAGCAGTACTGTTAGCAATAGGTCTGAAAGTAAATTCAACACTTATGATAAATGGGTCTTTAGTTTTTGGAAAAATTATATCTATATTGATAACGATAGGATTAGGTGCAGCAGCATTTCAAGAAATAACAGGTATAGTACTTATAAAAGGAATGACACCTATAAGAGAAGGTATTCAAGTAATTGGAAGTATTGCAATAGTATTATTGGGTACTTTTCCTATATTACATTTATTAGTTAAAGTTTTAAATAAACCACTTACAGCAGTGGGTGGAAAATTAGGTATGGATGCAACAAGTGCAGCAGGATTAGTTTTCACTCTGGCTAATAGTATTCCAGTATATAAAATGATGAAAGACATGAGCCCAAAAGGAAAGGTAGTAAATACAGCATGGCTAGTTTGTGCGACAGCAGCACTAGGTGACCATCTAGGATTTACAGCAGGAGTAGTGCCAGAGATGATTACACCTGTTGTAATTGGAAAGTTAGTTGGTGGAGTATTGGCGATTGCACTTGCTATGGTAATGACAAAAGATTTAACAGCAGAAGAAGAACAAAGTAGTAAAATGAAAAAGGAGGCTGTATAA
- a CDS encoding flagellar motor protein, with the protein MTTLIFFIVGIASLVVAFVIDGGHIGALFVFSSALVVFGGTIGAVGASTPFPVFKKSIKIMSLAFKNKKPNNIENIVYFKEIAIKARKEGLLSIDKEISENGELDPFIRKGLELMVDGVDAATIRNILESQIQITSKRHKEGIAIFDSAGGYAPTLGIIGTVMGLVHILGNLSSNPDALGPQISVAFLATLYGVGSANLIWIPISSKLKAINQQETNERLLVIEAILSILEGDNSNLMTEKLKIFLNSKELIELGEVDGRIE; encoded by the coding sequence ATGACAACTTTAATTTTCTTTATAGTGGGAATAGCATCTTTAGTGGTTGCTTTCGTTATTGATGGGGGACACATTGGGGCATTATTTGTATTTTCATCGGCACTTGTTGTTTTTGGTGGAACTATAGGAGCTGTTGGTGCTTCAACACCATTTCCTGTGTTCAAAAAATCCATAAAGATAATGTCGTTAGCTTTTAAAAATAAAAAGCCTAACAATATAGAAAACATAGTTTATTTTAAAGAAATTGCAATCAAGGCCAGAAAAGAAGGTCTTCTTAGCATTGATAAAGAAATAAGCGAAAATGGCGAATTAGACCCATTTATTAGAAAAGGCCTTGAACTTATGGTAGATGGAGTTGATGCAGCTACAATAAGAAACATATTAGAATCTCAGATACAGATAACATCAAAAAGACATAAAGAAGGAATAGCAATATTTGATTCAGCAGGAGGGTATGCACCTACACTGGGAATCATAGGTACAGTAATGGGATTAGTACATATTTTAGGTAACCTTTCGAGTAATCCAGATGCACTTGGACCTCAGATATCTGTAGCGTTTTTAGCTACTTTATATGGTGTTGGTTCTGCCAATTTAATTTGGATACCAATATCATCAAAGCTTAAAGCTATAAATCAACAAGAAACTAATGAAAGACTTTTAGTAATAGAAGCAATACTATCTATACTTGAGGGTGATAACTCTAATTTAATGACAGAAAAATTAAAGATATTTTTAAATTCAAAAGAATTAATTGAACTTGGAGAAGTTGATGGTAGAATTGAATAA
- a CDS encoding EAL domain-containing protein: MENNLKKNNSIMKKMIFPLIIVMLIQTSLFCATILWGGTIKKLNDNSFDILNERVINRKNYIQNEMLQRWSKTSETELAINSSVKKVLDENKASIKDVGINEEINKKIIKNISENLIYLLRKNSVTGSFIILSDKDIEDNSVNSKGEISRTGLYIRDLDPKFNPNDNSDLLIERGSSEIARSFGISMDSYWAPKFSFKSENEQKGDNFFYKPFRAAIDNPNTSSSNLGYWGSQFLLTNEGDRVITYSVPLIYEDGTVYGVLGIDLSINYLRELLPYGEINENKKGNYILGVDRNDDLAFENVVSNGYTFKDKFWDGLHSNLEQKEYYKNVYKVKNEDEDNIKESTYASVQYLDLYNSNTPFENERWALLGIIEEKSLLCFSKRVETLVIVSVAVSLVIGLIGIYIASRLFTKPIVLLVNKVRNSNPSKPVNLDKINISEIDELSSAIELLSSNVADSSSKLSQIIEMVDMPIGAFELYKNGDNVFCTKGFFNILPTEKEFKEYGYISKSEFIKKMNTMDTYLQKNYKTENTYIYKFESEDKKSKWVRLNIVEDDLKILGVVVDVTKEFIEKMKIEYERDFDILTNLLNRRAFYSQVREKFENKEKLKIAAFIMWDLDNLKYINDTYGHDAGDEYIRCAADILKKFISWNGIVSRLSGDEFYVFIYGYESKDSIRAIINSVKTQMNNTLLKLHDGTEFKIRASAGISWYPSDSTDYDELMKYADFAMYQIKNTIKGEVSEFDINIYNKDSFLLHNREELNKLIDGQLVEYAFQPIVDCKGEVFAYEALMRPKLETFSSPMDVIRLARSQSKLYQIERITWFKALKSFKKYRGKFGDCKLFLNSIPNNNLSKVDFEEIEDLYGDYLHRVVLEITENDKISEDFIDKKKVYINNWNIEIALDDFGTGYNGDAVLLYIMPNYVKIDMSIVRGIDKDEDRRKILKNLISYSKERNIKVIAEGVETKSEMEALVAIGIDYIQGYYVGKPEFIPKDISDKIKHELKLCYENRNNVD; encoded by the coding sequence ATGGAAAATAATCTAAAAAAGAATAACTCAATAATGAAAAAGATGATATTTCCCCTAATTATTGTTATGCTAATTCAAACAAGTTTATTTTGTGCCACAATTTTATGGGGAGGAACTATTAAAAAACTAAATGACAATTCATTTGATATTTTAAATGAAAGAGTAATTAATCGTAAAAATTATATACAAAATGAGATGTTGCAAAGATGGTCAAAGACAAGTGAAACAGAACTTGCAATTAACTCATCTGTAAAAAAGGTTTTAGACGAAAATAAAGCCTCAATCAAAGATGTGGGTATCAATGAAGAAATTAATAAAAAAATTATAAAAAATATATCTGAAAACTTAATATATCTTTTGAGAAAAAATTCTGTTACAGGTTCTTTCATAATTTTAAGCGATAAAGATATTGAAGATAATTCAGTAAATAGTAAAGGTGAAATAAGTAGAACTGGATTGTATATAAGAGACTTAGACCCTAAATTTAACCCAAATGATAATTCTGATTTATTAATTGAAAGAGGTTCCTCTGAGATAGCAAGGAGTTTTGGAATATCTATGGATAGTTATTGGGCTCCAAAGTTTTCATTTAAAAGTGAAAATGAGCAAAAAGGAGATAATTTTTTTTATAAACCATTTAGAGCTGCAATTGATAATCCAAATACATCAAGTTCTAATTTAGGATATTGGGGAAGCCAGTTTTTATTAACAAATGAAGGCGATAGAGTTATAACATATTCAGTTCCTCTTATCTATGAAGATGGAACTGTATATGGAGTACTTGGAATAGATTTAAGTATAAATTACCTAAGAGAGCTACTTCCATATGGAGAGATAAATGAAAATAAAAAAGGTAATTATATTTTGGGTGTAGATAGAAATGATGATTTGGCATTTGAAAATGTTGTTTCAAATGGGTATACATTTAAAGATAAGTTTTGGGATGGTCTGCATTCCAACCTTGAGCAAAAAGAATATTATAAGAATGTATATAAAGTCAAAAATGAAGATGAGGATAACATTAAAGAAAGTACTTATGCTAGTGTACAATATTTAGATTTGTACAATTCCAATACTCCATTTGAAAATGAGCGTTGGGCTCTTTTGGGAATTATTGAAGAAAAAAGTTTATTATGTTTTTCAAAAAGAGTGGAAACCTTGGTAATAGTGTCTGTTGCAGTTTCCTTAGTGATAGGGCTTATAGGTATTTATATTGCTTCAAGATTGTTTACAAAACCAATTGTTCTCTTGGTTAATAAAGTTAGAAATAGTAATCCATCAAAACCAGTAAATCTTGATAAAATAAACATATCTGAAATAGATGAATTATCCTCTGCTATAGAGTTACTTAGTTCAAATGTTGCAGATTCATCATCAAAATTGTCACAGATTATTGAAATGGTGGATATGCCAATTGGAGCTTTTGAATTATATAAAAATGGAGATAATGTTTTCTGTACAAAAGGATTTTTTAATATACTTCCTACTGAAAAAGAATTTAAAGAATATGGATATATATCAAAGAGTGAATTTATTAAAAAAATGAATACAATGGATACCTATTTACAAAAAAACTATAAAACAGAAAATACATACATATATAAATTTGAATCTGAAGATAAAAAATCTAAGTGGGTAAGACTAAATATTGTTGAAGATGACTTAAAGATATTAGGTGTTGTTGTTGATGTTACAAAAGAATTTATTGAAAAAATGAAAATTGAGTATGAAAGAGATTTTGATATTTTAACAAACCTTTTAAATAGAAGAGCGTTTTATTCACAAGTACGAGAAAAGTTTGAAAATAAAGAAAAACTCAAAATAGCAGCATTTATAATGTGGGATTTAGATAATTTAAAATATATTAATGACACCTATGGTCATGATGCTGGTGATGAATATATTAGATGTGCAGCAGATATACTTAAAAAGTTTATATCATGGAATGGCATAGTTTCCAGACTTTCAGGGGATGAGTTTTATGTATTCATATACGGGTATGAAAGTAAAGATAGTATAAGAGCTATCATTAACTCTGTTAAAACACAGATGAACAATACTTTATTAAAACTTCACGATGGAACCGAATTTAAAATAAGAGCATCAGCAGGAATTTCTTGGTATCCTAGTGATTCAACTGACTATGATGAATTAATGAAATATGCAGATTTTGCTATGTATCAAATTAAAAATACAATTAAAGGCGAAGTAAGTGAATTTGATATTAATATATATAATAAGGATTCATTCTTGTTGCATAATAGAGAAGAGTTAAATAAATTAATTGATGGTCAATTGGTTGAATATGCATTTCAGCCTATTGTGGATTGTAAAGGTGAAGTATTTGCATACGAAGCACTTATGAGACCAAAACTAGAAACTTTTAGTTCTCCAATGGATGTTATTAGATTAGCTCGTTCGCAGTCTAAATTATATCAAATTGAACGTATCACATGGTTTAAAGCACTTAAATCTTTTAAGAAATATAGGGGAAAATTTGGAGACTGTAAATTATTCCTAAACTCTATACCAAATAATAATTTATCAAAAGTTGATTTTGAAGAAATAGAAGATTTATATGGTGACTATCTACATAGGGTGGTACTAGAAATAACAGAGAATGATAAGATTAGTGAAGATTTTATTGACAAAAAGAAAGTATATATAAATAATTGGAATATAGAAATTGCTTTAGATGATTTTGGAACAGGTTACAATGGTGATGCTGTATTATTGTATATAATGCCAAATTATGTGAAGATTGATATGTCTATTGTAAGGGGTATTGACAAAGATGAAGATAGAAGAAAAATACTAAAAAATCTTATTTCATATTCTAAAGAAAGAAATATTAAAGTTATAGCAGAAGGTGTAGAAACCAAAAGTGAGATGGAAGCATTAGTAGCTATTGGAATAGATTATATTCAAGGATATTACGTTGGTAAACCAGAATTTATTCCTAAAGATATAAGTGATAAAATTAAACATGAACTCAAGCTATGTTATGAAAACAGGAACAATGTAGATTAA
- a CDS encoding OmpA family protein, translated as MLHDEDEKEENNERWLLTYSDLITLLMIFFVIMYSMSNVDAEKYKQLSQSLNSAFGGSSGVIEGGQSKIEPVVDPNNNNLDSLQNPEVKEVAENIQNYLNESGLANSVSLKAQDRGLVISLKDTILFDTGKAVIINDSRDKIIQIGKMLNEMNSYIRVEGHTDNLSIKNSEFKSNWDLSVMRATNVVQLLIDSAGIAPNKLSAVGYGEFRPIADNSSPDGKSKNRRVDIVLVDSKFDDVENVGENK; from the coding sequence ATGTTACATGATGAAGACGAAAAAGAAGAAAATAATGAGCGATGGCTTTTAACTTATTCAGACCTCATAACATTACTTATGATTTTCTTTGTCATAATGTATTCTATGAGTAATGTCGATGCAGAGAAATACAAACAATTATCTCAATCTCTAAATTCTGCATTTGGTGGTTCCTCTGGAGTTATTGAAGGTGGACAAAGTAAAATAGAACCAGTAGTTGACCCAAACAATAATAATTTAGATAGTTTACAAAACCCTGAGGTTAAAGAAGTTGCTGAAAATATTCAAAACTATCTAAATGAAAGTGGATTGGCAAATTCAGTATCATTAAAAGCTCAAGATAGAGGATTAGTAATAAGCCTTAAAGACACTATCTTATTTGATACTGGAAAGGCTGTTATAATAAATGATTCGAGAGATAAGATTATTCAAATAGGTAAGATGTTAAATGAAATGAATAGTTACATAAGAGTAGAAGGTCACACAGATAACCTATCTATAAAAAATTCTGAATTTAAATCTAATTGGGATTTATCAGTCATGAGAGCAACCAATGTTGTTCAACTTCTCATTGATAGTGCAGGTATTGCACCAAATAAGTTGTCTGCTGTAGGATATGGTGAATTTAGACCAATAGCTGATAATTCATCTCCAGATGGCAAATCAAAAAACAGAAGAGTTGATATAGTCTTGGTTGATAGTAAGTTCGATGATGTAGAAAATGTTGGAGAAAATAAATAG
- a CDS encoding extracellular solute-binding protein has product MNRSRFVKLIITSMIVLLLTGCGLKKEDSYKLDPENPTSIEIWHYYNGQQKIAFDKLVKEFNDTVGAEKGIIVEAFSQGNVFDLSEKVLDSANKKVGSEDVPNIFAAYSDTAYEMDKLELLVDIDKYMSKEELNEYIEEYVDEGRLNSDNEFKLFPIAKSTEVLMLNKTDWDKFAKATNSNINDIQTIEGLVETSKKYYEWTDSLTKEPNDGKAFFGRDALANYIIIGNKQLGVEIFSVKDGKVTLNLDEKVMKKLWDNFYVPYINGYFASYGKFRSDDAKTGDILALVGSSSGASYFPDEVMLNDNESYKIETSVFQAPRFKDKEKYAVQQGAGMAVTKSTKEEEYASVEFLKWFTDKESNIKFSIASGYLPVKKKTNDLDVIKEVMNKDDLKVSSKVESSIVSSIEQINSCKLYTNKAFDGGTKARQILEYSMFDKAKEDLNKINELIKNGTSKENAVAQFNNDENFSAWFLNFKTELENAIKE; this is encoded by the coding sequence ATGAATAGGAGTAGATTTGTAAAATTAATTATCACATCAATGATTGTTTTATTACTTACAGGGTGTGGTTTGAAAAAGGAAGATAGCTATAAATTAGACCCAGAAAATCCGACATCAATAGAAATTTGGCATTATTATAATGGACAGCAAAAAATAGCATTTGATAAGCTAGTTAAGGAATTTAATGACACTGTAGGTGCTGAAAAAGGAATTATTGTTGAAGCATTTAGTCAAGGAAATGTATTTGATTTATCTGAGAAGGTGCTAGATTCTGCTAATAAGAAGGTTGGTTCTGAAGATGTTCCAAATATTTTTGCGGCGTATTCAGATACAGCATATGAAATGGATAAATTAGAATTACTAGTAGATATTGACAAGTACATGAGTAAAGAAGAATTAAATGAGTATATAGAAGAATATGTAGATGAAGGTAGACTAAATTCTGACAACGAATTTAAGCTTTTCCCAATTGCAAAATCTACTGAGGTTTTGATGTTAAATAAGACTGATTGGGATAAGTTTGCAAAAGCTACAAATTCAAACATAAATGATATACAAACAATTGAAGGGTTAGTAGAGACATCAAAAAAATATTATGAATGGACAGATAGTTTAACAAAAGAGCCTAATGATGGTAAAGCATTTTTTGGAAGAGATGCTTTAGCGAATTATATTATTATAGGAAACAAGCAGTTAGGTGTAGAAATTTTTTCAGTTAAAGATGGAAAAGTTACACTAAATCTCGATGAAAAGGTTATGAAAAAACTGTGGGATAATTTTTATGTACCATACATAAATGGATATTTTGCATCTTATGGTAAATTCCGTTCTGATGATGCAAAAACAGGAGATATACTAGCTCTTGTTGGGTCTAGTTCAGGAGCATCGTATTTTCCAGATGAAGTAATGTTAAATGATAATGAGAGCTATAAAATTGAGACATCTGTTTTTCAAGCTCCACGTTTTAAAGATAAAGAAAAATATGCTGTACAACAAGGGGCAGGAATGGCTGTAACAAAATCTACTAAAGAAGAAGAATATGCATCAGTAGAATTTTTAAAATGGTTTACAGATAAAGAGTCTAATATAAAATTCTCTATTGCTTCTGGATACTTACCAGTAAAGAAAAAAACAAATGATTTAGATGTTATAAAAGAGGTCATGAATAAAGATGATTTAAAGGTATCAAGTAAAGTGGAAAGTTCAATTGTTTCGTCTATTGAACAAATTAATAGCTGTAAGTTGTATACTAATAAAGCATTTGATGGTGGAACAAAAGCCAGACAAATCCTTGAGTATTCAATGTTTGATAAGGCTAAAGAAGATTTAAATAAAATAAATGAATTGATAAAAAACGGAACTTCTAAAGAGAATGCAGTAGCACAATTTAATAATGATGAAAATTTTTCAGCATGGTTTTTGAATTTTAAGACTGAGCTTGAAAATGCTATAAAAGAGTAG
- a CDS encoding DeoR/GlpR family DNA-binding transcription regulator has protein sequence MLPQERYEKILSILESDNIIKINDIVQMFDISIETARRDLAHMESIGLLKRVYGGAIPVIASSVELNYIKRKKINSNDKKQIALKCSEFINTNDTIFMDTGTTVLEVAKNLKDKKNLTVITNSILVANELMNTNIKVYVLGGYLRETEGSFSGPLTLAAIEQFNVDKAILGAGGITLENGISDYHLEESLVRKKMIERSRKSIVVVEPPKFGINSFASVAPIEHIDTIITSASIDHDIIIEFSQKGIPLVIADN, from the coding sequence ATGTTACCACAGGAAAGATATGAGAAGATTTTAAGTATTCTCGAATCAGATAATATAATTAAAATAAATGACATAGTCCAAATGTTTGATATATCAATAGAAACAGCTCGAAGAGACTTAGCACATATGGAAAGTATTGGACTTTTAAAAAGAGTTTATGGTGGTGCTATACCAGTTATAGCAAGTAGCGTAGAACTTAACTATATTAAAAGAAAAAAGATAAATTCAAATGATAAAAAGCAAATTGCTCTTAAATGTAGTGAATTTATAAATACAAATGACACTATTTTTATGGATACTGGAACTACTGTCCTTGAAGTTGCGAAAAATTTAAAAGACAAAAAAAACTTAACTGTAATAACTAACTCCATTTTGGTTGCAAATGAGCTTATGAATACTAATATAAAAGTATATGTACTTGGTGGATATCTTAGAGAAACTGAAGGTTCTTTTTCTGGACCACTTACATTAGCAGCCATTGAACAATTTAATGTCGATAAGGCAATTTTAGGTGCTGGAGGTATTACACTTGAAAATGGTATTTCTGACTATCACTTAGAAGAATCCCTTGTTCGAAAAAAAATGATTGAAAGGTCTAGAAAATCAATAGTAGTTGTTGAACCACCTAAGTTTGGAATAAATTCATTTGCTTCAGTTGCTCCTATAGAGCACATAGATACTATTATTACATCTGCTAGTATAGACCACGACATAATTATAGAATTTTCTCAAAAAGGAATACCTTTAGTCATCGCTGATAATTAG
- a CDS encoding ATP-dependent helicase: protein MVDVIITTNIDIRQLNENQLEAVEHIDGPCMILAGPGSGKTRVITYRIANMVVNKNIAPARILAISFTKASSVEMKNRALSLSDDIRLNKVTYGTFHSVFFKILRYFERYGLDSIFDEKSKRITIKAILKSLNIENADDDENIGQVINEISYVKNELMDKNDFSSEVLTKDEFLKVYNLYEEQKSKVNKIDFDDMLIKTYYLLLNNKSALEMVRNVYKYILIDEFQDINKVQFEVLKLICNPLNNIFAVGDEDQSIYGFRGARPDFLLEFEKYFNNTKKIVLDVNYRSKSEIVNTANRLIEKNRNRYEKIIKCSQGNGGIVGYISPYDSEEEALYIAKEIIDEIKKDYVEYSDFAVIYRTNIQSRALVDVFMDMRIPFVVKDSVITIYDHWASQDILAYLRIGINPKSNKDWLRIINKPFRYISKDSVNMVKDETDFITALINKCNLHPKQVKTITDLEIDLSYLNTLNPKNAISYIRTSLDYDRYVLDYCSNRKIKTNGLVEILNELESSATNFNTVTEFLDHIERVKTELMENNKNKQTDGVIFTTMHSAKGLEFRNVYIIGANEGTIPHEKSYDICKEEKKEEQLEEERRLMYVAITRAEEKLCISSTLNKYGKKVDKSLFINDIKSPTKKEIDSIGVGDKVYHKKFHEGEIIKKDGIMFTIKFRDRERTLDLKTCLLKNIIHII, encoded by the coding sequence GTGGTGGATGTAATAATCACAACAAATATAGATATAAGACAGTTAAATGAAAATCAACTAGAAGCAGTTGAACATATAGATGGGCCTTGCATGATACTTGCAGGGCCTGGTTCAGGTAAGACTAGGGTAATTACATATAGAATAGCTAATATGGTAGTAAACAAAAATATAGCACCAGCAAGGATACTGGCAATAAGTTTTACCAAAGCATCTTCAGTAGAAATGAAAAATAGGGCATTGAGTTTAAGTGATGATATAAGACTCAATAAAGTAACCTATGGTACTTTTCACTCTGTATTTTTTAAGATTTTAAGATATTTTGAAAGGTACGGTTTAGATAGCATATTTGATGAAAAGTCAAAGAGGATAACAATAAAGGCAATATTAAAAAGTCTAAATATAGAAAATGCAGATGATGATGAAAATATAGGACAAGTTATAAATGAAATATCTTATGTAAAAAATGAACTTATGGATAAGAATGACTTTAGTTCAGAAGTGTTGACAAAAGATGAGTTTTTAAAAGTATATAATTTATACGAAGAGCAAAAATCAAAAGTTAATAAGATTGATTTTGATGATATGCTTATAAAGACTTATTACTTGCTTTTGAATAACAAATCAGCCTTAGAAATGGTTAGAAATGTATATAAATATATATTGATAGATGAATTTCAAGATATAAATAAGGTACAATTTGAGGTTTTAAAGTTAATCTGTAATCCATTAAATAACATATTTGCGGTTGGAGATGAAGACCAAAGTATATATGGTTTTAGAGGAGCTAGACCAGACTTCTTGCTTGAATTTGAAAAATATTTTAATAATACTAAAAAAATAGTGTTGGATGTAAATTATAGGTCTAAAAGTGAAATAGTAAATACTGCAAACAGGCTCATAGAAAAAAATAGAAATAGATATGAAAAGATTATTAAATGCAGCCAAGGCAATGGAGGCATTGTGGGTTATATTTCTCCATATGATTCAGAGGAAGAAGCTTTATATATTGCCAAGGAAATAATTGACGAAATAAAAAAGGATTATGTAGAGTATTCAGATTTTGCAGTAATTTATAGAACTAATATACAATCAAGAGCCTTAGTAGATGTATTTATGGATATGAGGATTCCATTTGTAGTAAAAGACTCAGTAATTACAATATATGACCATTGGGCAAGTCAGGATATACTAGCATATCTAAGAATAGGTATTAATCCTAAATCAAATAAAGATTGGTTAAGAATTATAAATAAGCCATTTAGATATATATCTAAAGATAGTGTAAATATGGTTAAAGATGAAACTGATTTTATAACAGCACTAATAAACAAATGTAATCTTCATCCTAAACAAGTCAAAACAATAACCGATTTGGAGATAGATTTGAGTTATTTAAATACTTTAAATCCTAAAAATGCAATATCTTATATTAGAACTAGTCTTGATTATGATAGATATGTCTTGGATTACTGTAGCAATAGAAAAATAAAAACTAATGGGCTTGTAGAGATATTAAATGAACTTGAGAGTTCTGCTACAAATTTTAATACAGTAACAGAGTTTTTAGACCATATTGAGAGAGTAAAGACTGAGTTAATGGAAAATAACAAGAATAAACAGACTGATGGTGTTATATTTACAACTATGCATAGTGCAAAAGGATTAGAATTTAGAAATGTCTATATTATAGGTGCAAATGAAGGAACAATACCTCATGAAAAATCATATGATATTTGTAAGGAAGAAAAAAAAGAGGAACAATTAGAAGAAGAAAGAAGACTTATGTATGTAGCTATTACAAGAGCTGAAGAAAAATTATGTATAAGCTCTACTTTAAATAAGTATGGTAAAAAAGTTGATAAATCACTGTTTATCAATGATATAAAATCTCCAACTAAAAAAGAAATTGATAGTATTGGTGTTGGTGATAAGGTATATCACAAAAAATTTCACGAAGGAGAAATAATCAAAAAAGATGGAATCATGTTTACGATAAAGTTTAGAGATAGAGAGCGAACTTTAGATTTAAAAACTTGTTTATTGAAGAATATAATCCATATCATTTAA